From a single Glycine soja cultivar W05 chromosome 19, ASM419377v2, whole genome shotgun sequence genomic region:
- the LOC114397977 gene encoding uncharacterized protein LOC114397977, producing MGNTSSSNSKVHGQVTRVASTEHGYDHRMRMPVAKFRDEYIGKSTAEIRGTLKGQHGSGVYSDNTPLDNDETFNSFIRHAKYKIRTVSHIGREHSNVASASLPDEEANARDNQNDQFSNFIQSAKNKLRATSSMRKNGTFKRG from the coding sequence ATGGGGAATACAAGCTCATCAAATTCAAAGGTTCATGGCCAGGTAACAAGGGTTGCTTCAACTGAACATGGCTATGACCATAGGATGCGTATGCCCGTTGCTAAATTCAGAGATGAATACATAGGCAAGTCCACGGCAGAGATTAGAGGCACTTTGAAGGGACAACATGGTTCTGGGGTGTACTCAGATAACACCCCACTTGATAACGATGAAACTTTCAACAGTTTCATTCGACATGCCAAGTATAAAATTAGAACCGTGTCCCACATCGGTAGGGAGCATAGCAACGTTGCATCTGCATCACTACCAGATGAGGAGGCTAATGCAAGGGATAACCAAAATGAccagttttcaaattttattcagAGTGCTAAGAACAAGTTGAGAGCTACATCAAGCATGAGAAAGAATGGTACCTTCAAGAGAGGCTAA